The Streptomyces sp. NBC_01775 genome includes a region encoding these proteins:
- a CDS encoding ADP-ribosyltransferase domain-containing protein: MSDANTPAKPDPNDPLALTELFKGGGEPWLPLLKPVIEAQPDAATFIGPGRGPDVVPVRELTFQALKPNPPHKWKVVIFGQNPYPRPESATGIAMFDNTFHDWKDSQFGRVVSIRCIIKAAAMWKYGIPKKTPIADVRALLKKQETVQPPEWFQAMLTQGVLLLNAALTASGNEARGSDRHAGFWRPVAERIVEEILKAKQNAADEDRGVVFAWWGAHARNLKKIVLELQKKYPEVDVRHIDHPNPAAQGDIFCEGDHFGMVNDALASLGADEIDWLPSQGWNKLAAAAGGTEGDIAERMGTFIASTMELHQLYLERLASVKDEGLVLPAITGVFDTALMEFRDAVTPVAKLLSGLDQHVKLSHEFGKRRADEAADSLSADAIAALYLYTCESAFYREINAILRSPDRTKIVPYLPYLRLLFSAVSGLPARTEPLWRGVSLDLRAQYPLGRTVTWWGVSSCTSKVGVARGFLGSRGKRTLFEVLPVRAVGIRSFSSFTEEEEFILLPGTQLKVSDVKTERSGLCTVKLTELEEQTLVS, from the coding sequence ATGAGCGATGCCAATACCCCCGCCAAGCCCGACCCGAATGACCCGCTGGCCCTCACCGAACTGTTCAAGGGCGGCGGCGAACCCTGGCTTCCGCTGCTGAAGCCGGTCATCGAGGCGCAGCCGGACGCGGCCACCTTCATCGGTCCGGGCCGTGGCCCGGACGTCGTCCCCGTGCGCGAACTGACCTTCCAGGCGCTCAAGCCCAACCCGCCGCACAAGTGGAAGGTCGTCATATTCGGCCAGAACCCGTACCCGCGGCCGGAGAGCGCCACCGGCATCGCCATGTTCGACAACACCTTCCACGACTGGAAAGACAGTCAGTTCGGCAGGGTCGTGAGCATCCGCTGCATCATCAAGGCAGCGGCGATGTGGAAGTACGGAATTCCCAAGAAGACCCCGATCGCCGACGTTCGCGCGCTTTTGAAGAAGCAGGAGACCGTTCAGCCGCCGGAATGGTTTCAGGCGATGCTCACGCAGGGGGTGCTGCTGCTGAACGCGGCTCTCACCGCCAGCGGTAACGAGGCGCGGGGGTCCGACCGGCACGCCGGATTCTGGCGTCCGGTCGCCGAGCGGATCGTCGAAGAGATCCTCAAGGCCAAACAGAACGCTGCCGACGAGGACCGTGGCGTTGTCTTCGCCTGGTGGGGCGCTCACGCGCGCAATCTGAAGAAGATCGTCCTCGAACTCCAGAAGAAGTACCCAGAGGTCGACGTCCGGCATATCGACCACCCCAACCCCGCGGCGCAGGGCGACATCTTCTGCGAAGGCGACCATTTCGGGATGGTGAACGACGCCCTCGCGTCGCTGGGTGCCGATGAGATCGACTGGCTGCCGAGCCAGGGGTGGAACAAGCTCGCGGCGGCGGCCGGCGGGACGGAAGGCGACATCGCCGAACGCATGGGCACGTTCATCGCGTCCACCATGGAGCTGCACCAGCTCTATCTCGAACGGCTCGCCAGCGTCAAAGACGAGGGGCTCGTCCTCCCGGCGATCACCGGTGTGTTCGACACCGCGCTCATGGAATTTCGTGACGCCGTTACCCCGGTCGCCAAGCTGCTGTCCGGTCTCGACCAGCACGTCAAGCTGTCGCACGAATTCGGCAAGAGGCGGGCGGACGAAGCGGCCGACAGCCTGTCCGCCGATGCGATCGCCGCCCTGTACCTCTATACCTGCGAGTCCGCGTTCTACCGGGAGATCAACGCCATTCTGCGCTCCCCGGACCGGACCAAAATCGTCCCGTACCTCCCGTATCTTCGCCTGTTGTTCTCGGCGGTATCGGGGCTTCCCGCCCGCACGGAGCCGTTGTGGCGCGGGGTATCGCTGGACCTGCGCGCGCAATACCCACTCGGACGGACCGTGACCTGGTGGGGCGTGTCCTCGTGCACGTCCAAGGTCGGCGTGGCACGGGGATTCCTCGGCAGCCGCGGCAAGCGAACGCTCTTCGAGGTGCTCCCCGTCCGGGCCGTGGGCATCCGCAGTTTCTCCTCCTTTACCGAGGAGGAGGAATTCATCCTCCTGCCGGGCACGCAGCTCAAGGTGTCGGACGTAAAGACCGAGCGCAGCGGCCTGTGCACCGTGAAGCTGACCGAATTGGAAGAGCAGACCCTCGTGTCCTGA
- a CDS encoding macro domain-containing protein produces the protein MTVNRVPSPLRVVLTDINTKVVEAWQAAFADTPEIEIRKGSILDENVDAWVNPTNSRGRMDGGVDAVIKRHLGAGIQLRVQRAIRDQSAGRLPVGSAVCVPSGATNPKFLISTPTMENSSQNVSETLNVALACAAAFQAVHRQNKETPGSIESVALVGMGAQTGRVSARVCANLMWTGYTLFNDYHFEDYDDLRSTITAQLDDIENAPDEERVRIAPPQRPTSRR, from the coding sequence GTGACCGTAAACCGCGTGCCGTCGCCGCTTAGGGTCGTGTTGACCGATATCAACACGAAGGTGGTGGAGGCGTGGCAGGCGGCGTTTGCCGATACCCCCGAGATCGAGATCCGCAAAGGCTCAATCCTCGATGAGAACGTCGATGCCTGGGTCAACCCGACCAACTCCCGGGGCCGGATGGACGGCGGTGTCGACGCGGTCATCAAGCGGCACCTCGGAGCGGGCATACAGCTGCGCGTGCAGCGGGCGATCCGCGATCAGTCCGCGGGACGGCTCCCCGTGGGAAGCGCGGTGTGCGTCCCGTCGGGGGCGACCAACCCGAAGTTCCTGATCTCGACGCCGACGATGGAGAACTCCTCACAGAACGTGAGTGAGACCCTGAACGTTGCCCTGGCGTGCGCCGCCGCGTTCCAGGCGGTCCACCGGCAGAACAAGGAGACGCCGGGCAGCATCGAGTCGGTGGCGCTGGTCGGCATGGGCGCCCAGACCGGCCGGGTGTCGGCACGGGTGTGCGCGAACCTGATGTGGACGGGCTACACGTTGTTCAACGACTACCACTTCGAGGACTACGACGACCTGCGCAGCACGATCACCGCGCAGCTCGACGACATCGAGAACGCGCCCGACGAAGAGCGGGTACGCATCGCCCCACCCCAGCGCCCCACCTCCCGTCGCTGA
- a CDS encoding GlsB/YeaQ/YmgE family stress response membrane protein: MDISGIISAVIIGLVIGALGRLVLPGRQHVGLLWTLVVGIIAALAGTAIAGAADVADTRGIDWIELAIQVGLAAVGVGVLEGAQSRGRAGRPR, encoded by the coding sequence GTGGATATCTCAGGCATCATCAGCGCCGTCATCATCGGCCTCGTCATCGGCGCACTCGGCCGCCTGGTTCTGCCGGGCAGGCAGCACGTCGGCCTGCTCTGGACGCTCGTGGTCGGCATCATCGCGGCGCTGGCGGGCACGGCCATCGCCGGCGCCGCCGACGTCGCCGACACCAGAGGAATCGACTGGATAGAACTCGCCATCCAGGTCGGCCTCGCGGCGGTAGGCGTCGGCGTCCTGGAGGGCGCGCAGTCCCGCGGACGGGCGGGACGCCCCCGGTAG
- a CDS encoding TetR/AcrR family transcriptional regulator — protein MPSGHRGLQPRKQPRQARSELTRQRILAAAAHVFAEHGYAAGTTNRIAERARISIGSLYQYYPNKDAILVELLTQHLEAGAAAVTRRQEEELPDSLEEIIRKFVHTAIENHLDDPQLLRVMAEQAPRAPELLEKITHHWRARVAYVRELLGSHPEVQVGDTHIAARLVVSTIELLVHQLIAAPDPIDIPQFENELVAMLTRYLTGGAGALGDMGGVDAMGGAAERSG, from the coding sequence ATGCCGTCCGGTCATCGCGGACTTCAGCCACGTAAACAGCCACGACAGGCTCGCTCCGAACTCACCAGACAGCGCATCCTCGCCGCCGCTGCTCACGTTTTCGCCGAACACGGCTACGCCGCCGGGACCACCAACCGGATCGCCGAGCGCGCACGGATCTCGATCGGCTCGCTGTATCAGTACTACCCGAACAAGGATGCGATCCTCGTCGAGCTGCTGACCCAGCACCTCGAAGCGGGGGCAGCCGCCGTCACACGCCGCCAGGAGGAAGAACTGCCCGACTCCCTCGAAGAGATCATCCGCAAGTTCGTACACACCGCGATCGAGAACCACCTCGACGACCCTCAACTGCTCCGCGTCATGGCCGAGCAGGCACCCCGGGCCCCCGAGCTCCTTGAGAAGATCACCCACCACTGGCGCGCACGGGTCGCCTACGTCCGGGAGCTGCTCGGAAGCCACCCGGAGGTCCAGGTCGGCGACACGCACATCGCCGCCCGTCTCGTCGTCTCCACGATCGAACTCCTCGTCCACCAGCTCATCGCCGCCCCCGACCCCATCGACATCCCCCAGTTCGAGAACGAACTCGTCGCCATGCTCACGCGCTACCTCACGGGCGGAGCAGGCGCGTTGGGCGATATGGGTGGCGTGGATGCCATGGGCGGGGCAGCGGAGCGTTCGGGCTGA
- a CDS encoding MSMEG_1061 family FMN-dependent PPOX-type flavoprotein, protein MAHVSTRPRQVSPAEVHARLGEPEAMTKAKILDRVDDYSRLFIAHSPFLTLATMDAAGRADCSPRGDYPGFVKVLDDHTLAIPDRPGNKIADSFRNLAENDGIGLLFLIPGLRETLRINGRAYPTDEPDVLARMRTEAKEAVLALVVDVEEVYFHCGRALIRSRLWDPASQALAEEIPSAGEVAIAQLGLDIDPSAVDHLLEDGYRKLY, encoded by the coding sequence ATGGCGCATGTCAGCACACGGCCTCGGCAGGTGTCGCCGGCCGAGGTTCACGCCCGGCTGGGGGAGCCCGAAGCCATGACCAAGGCCAAGATCCTCGACCGCGTTGACGACTACTCCCGCCTCTTCATCGCGCATTCCCCCTTTCTGACGCTGGCGACGATGGACGCGGCGGGGCGCGCCGACTGCTCACCCCGTGGTGATTACCCGGGGTTCGTGAAGGTCCTCGACGATCACACGCTCGCGATCCCCGACCGGCCGGGTAACAAGATCGCTGATTCCTTCCGCAATCTCGCCGAGAACGACGGGATCGGGCTGCTTTTCCTCATCCCCGGACTACGGGAAACGCTGCGGATCAACGGCCGCGCCTATCCCACGGACGAACCCGATGTGCTCGCCCGCATGCGGACCGAGGCCAAAGAAGCGGTGCTGGCGCTCGTCGTCGACGTCGAGGAGGTCTATTTCCACTGTGGCCGCGCGCTCATCCGCTCCAGGCTGTGGGATCCCGCGAGCCAGGCACTTGCTGAGGAAATCCCGTCGGCCGGCGAGGTCGCCATCGCCCAACTCGGGCTCGACATCGATCCGAGCGCTGTCGACCACCTCCTCGAAGACGGCTACCGGAAGCTCTACTGA
- a CDS encoding siderophore-interacting protein — translation MLPKVRAPESRRMIKLEVLRNTKLTPSFSTITLGGADLEHLTPMGFDQAVRLFFPREGQDGLRMPGFDNEAWMAELLVLPKSRRPWVRNFTIRRTRPELGEVDIEFALHGDSPASAWARHARAGDPAGIFDMGMSYLPPAHAEWQLLAGDESAVPAILAILEHAPASLVAEVFLEVCGAADFRTDLTVPEGVRVHWLARDSADTLPGRPVLEAVKEMSPRPGRFYTWVAGEAGFATGLRRHLVRERGVPKSDIGFFGYWRHGRSSPG, via the coding sequence ATGTTGCCCAAGGTGCGCGCCCCCGAATCGCGGCGGATGATCAAGCTGGAGGTGCTCAGGAACACGAAGTTGACGCCCTCCTTCTCCACCATCACGCTCGGCGGCGCCGACCTGGAGCACTTGACTCCCATGGGCTTCGACCAGGCCGTGCGACTGTTCTTTCCCCGTGAAGGGCAGGACGGGTTGAGGATGCCGGGTTTTGACAACGAGGCGTGGATGGCGGAGCTGCTCGTGCTGCCGAAATCACGCAGACCCTGGGTGCGGAATTTCACCATCCGGCGCACCCGGCCGGAACTCGGCGAAGTGGACATCGAATTCGCCCTGCACGGTGACAGCCCGGCCTCCGCCTGGGCCCGGCACGCCCGGGCCGGGGATCCGGCGGGCATCTTCGACATGGGCATGTCCTACCTGCCGCCGGCTCATGCCGAATGGCAGCTGCTCGCAGGGGACGAGAGCGCCGTGCCGGCGATCCTGGCCATCCTGGAGCACGCGCCCGCGTCACTGGTCGCCGAGGTCTTCCTGGAGGTGTGCGGAGCCGCGGACTTCCGTACGGACCTCACCGTCCCCGAAGGCGTGCGTGTGCACTGGCTGGCCCGGGACAGCGCGGACACCCTGCCTGGTAGACCGGTTCTGGAGGCGGTCAAGGAGATGTCCCCGCGCCCGGGCCGGTTCTACACGTGGGTCGCCGGGGAGGCCGGATTCGCCACCGGGCTGCGCCGCCACCTGGTGCGCGAGCGCGGAGTGCCGAAGTCGGACATCGGGTTCTTCGGGTACTGGCGGCACGGCCGATCGAGCCCCGGCTGA
- a CDS encoding acyl-CoA dehydrogenase family protein — MPEYGPRPVEREMPTEEARDLLALVRDLVQREVKPGAAEGERTGTFPRETFALLSRSGLLGLPYPEEYGGGGQPHEVYLQILEELAAARLTVGLGISVHSLACHGLAHFGTKEQRAEHLPAMLGGELLGAYCLSEPSSGSDAAALRTRALRDGDHWLLTGTKAWITHAGIADFYTVLARTGEDGSRGITAFLVPGDAEGLSAAPPERKMGLNGSPTAQLHLDGVRVPDARRVGEEGQGFSVALSSLDCGRLGIAACAIGVAQSAMDEALAYMAGREQFGRPIADFQGLRFMLADMGTQIEAGRALYLAAARRHDAGLSFSRQAAMAKLFCTDAAMRVTTDAVQLLGGYGYTADFSVERSMREAKVLQIVEGTNQIQRMVIARHLAGPESTR, encoded by the coding sequence ATGCCGGAGTACGGTCCGCGGCCGGTGGAGCGTGAGATGCCCACCGAGGAAGCACGCGATCTGCTGGCACTCGTACGCGACCTGGTGCAGCGCGAGGTCAAGCCCGGGGCTGCCGAAGGTGAGCGGACCGGCACCTTCCCCCGCGAGACCTTCGCTCTCTTGTCCAGGTCCGGGCTGCTCGGCCTGCCCTACCCCGAGGAGTACGGCGGTGGAGGGCAGCCCCACGAGGTCTACCTCCAGATCCTGGAGGAGCTGGCCGCCGCCCGGCTCACCGTCGGCCTCGGCATCAGCGTCCACTCCCTCGCCTGCCACGGCCTCGCCCACTTCGGTACCAAGGAACAGCGCGCCGAGCACCTTCCGGCCATGCTCGGCGGCGAACTGCTGGGCGCCTACTGCCTGTCCGAGCCCTCGTCCGGCTCCGACGCGGCGGCGCTGCGCACCCGCGCCCTGCGCGACGGCGATCACTGGCTGCTGACCGGCACCAAGGCGTGGATCACCCACGCGGGCATCGCCGACTTCTACACCGTGCTCGCCCGCACCGGGGAGGACGGCTCCCGCGGCATCACGGCGTTCCTCGTCCCCGGCGACGCGGAAGGACTCAGCGCGGCCCCGCCCGAGCGCAAGATGGGGCTCAACGGCTCGCCCACGGCGCAGCTCCACCTGGACGGGGTACGCGTGCCCGACGCGCGGCGGGTGGGGGAGGAAGGCCAGGGGTTCTCCGTCGCCCTCTCCTCCCTCGACTGCGGACGACTCGGCATCGCGGCCTGCGCCATCGGCGTCGCACAGTCGGCAATGGACGAGGCCCTCGCCTACATGGCGGGCCGCGAGCAATTCGGCCGCCCCATCGCCGACTTCCAGGGGCTGCGCTTCATGCTGGCCGACATGGGCACCCAGATCGAGGCCGGCCGCGCCCTCTACCTCGCGGCGGCACGACGGCACGACGCGGGCCTGTCCTTCTCACGGCAGGCCGCCATGGCGAAGCTGTTCTGCACCGACGCCGCGATGCGCGTCACCACCGACGCCGTGCAACTGCTGGGCGGATACGGCTACACCGCGGACTTCTCCGTCGAGCGTTCCATGCGCGAGGCCAAGGTCCTCCAGATCGTCGAGGGCACCAACCAGATCCAGCGCATGGTCATCGCCCGCCACCTCGCCGGGCCGGAGAGCACCCGCTGA
- a CDS encoding PDR/VanB family oxidoreductase, protein MQQTTVDRIDQVAEDVVSLVLRAAAGPLAPWGPGAHIDLALPNWLTRQYSLCGDPADRQSYRIAIRYDPLSRGGSEYIHRFLRQGRTLEVSLPRNHFPLEPAPEYLFLAGGIGITPLLPMLRTAVESDIPASLVFLGQSLATMPFVDEMRSTCGDRVRVVPTKQQGRPDLGALGSALDPGALVYCCGPASLLAAVEDVFPAERLRTERFHPVARSFAPNTEFEAVCTRSGRTVRVPSDESLLDALTHAGYPVSAGCREGVCGSCALTVVDGEPEHRDDVGAPAGRMYACVSRALSARLVLDI, encoded by the coding sequence ATGCAGCAGACCACTGTCGACCGTATCGACCAGGTCGCCGAAGACGTCGTCTCCCTCGTACTGCGCGCCGCCGCAGGCCCGCTCGCGCCCTGGGGGCCGGGAGCGCACATCGACCTGGCACTGCCGAATTGGCTGACCAGGCAATACTCGCTGTGCGGAGATCCGGCCGACCGGCAGTCCTACCGCATCGCGATACGGTACGACCCCCTCAGCCGGGGTGGCTCGGAATACATTCACCGGTTCCTGCGCCAAGGCCGCACACTCGAAGTGTCGCTGCCACGGAACCATTTCCCTCTCGAACCCGCACCGGAATACCTCTTCCTCGCCGGCGGGATCGGCATCACCCCTCTCCTTCCGATGCTGCGGACGGCGGTCGAGTCGGACATCCCTGCATCGCTCGTATTTCTGGGTCAGTCGCTCGCGACCATGCCCTTCGTCGACGAAATGCGCTCCACCTGCGGCGACCGGGTACGGGTCGTTCCCACGAAGCAGCAGGGCAGGCCGGACCTCGGCGCTCTGGGCTCCGCACTGGACCCCGGTGCGCTGGTCTACTGCTGCGGTCCCGCGTCGCTGCTCGCCGCGGTGGAGGACGTGTTCCCCGCCGAACGGCTGCGCACGGAGCGGTTCCACCCGGTGGCCAGGTCGTTCGCTCCGAACACGGAGTTCGAGGCGGTGTGTACCCGGTCGGGGCGGACGGTTCGGGTGCCGTCCGACGAGTCGCTGCTGGACGCCCTGACCCACGCCGGATACCCCGTTTCGGCCGGCTGCCGCGAAGGGGTCTGCGGCAGCTGCGCACTCACCGTCGTCGACGGCGAGCCCGAGCACCGGGACGACGTCGGCGCTCCCGCCGGCCGCATGTATGCCTGCGTGTCCCGCGCGCTGTCCGCCCGGCTCGTGCTGGATATCTGA
- a CDS encoding alpha-galactosidase, protein MPDSPAPDSPVPAADSTVPSPGPDSPVTPRGFVAVANARVCLLLDARGAGLPSVVHWGAPLDQTDLDRAADLADALSAPVPPAGPDSPVPPGLLPEHATGYPGRPGLRGHRNGADWTPLFALESVTPSAAPSGTTSGGTAHAAGSPADSHQHGIRRATLTAVDEHAALRLRTEIELAPDGLLRIRHVLRNTGRAPYALDGLEAALPLPAHATELLDFTGRHCRERVPQRQPFHDGLRVRESRRGRPGLDATIGMLAGASGFGFRHGEVWAAHVAWSGGHTLYAERLPEGGGMLGGGELLAPGELTLGPGEEYAMPWLCAAYSDTGIDGISSAFHGWLRSRPPRARWSRPRPVVLNTWEAVYFRHDEQRLRALAETAAEAGVERFVLDDGWFQGRRDDHAGLGDWYVDEEVWPRGLGPLIGHVRSLGMEFGLWVEPEMVNPDSRLFRDHPEWVLAPPGRTPPKARHQLVLDLARPDAWAYVHERLDALLNAHQIAALKWDHNRDLVAAQHAGRAGAHTQTVAVYRLLDALRDQHPDVEIESCASGGGRVDLGILERTDRVWTSDCNDALERQAIQRWTGVFLPPELLGAHIGPARAHTTGRTHALDLRAATALFGHAGAEWDIDGAADDAERAALQRVFALYKRHRALLHSGAVVRADHPDPGAWVHGVVAADRSEALFCYAQLAVPAHGVPAPVRLPGLDPAQRYRIRVVHPTGTPPPAGATPPRWWSAGGTTLSGRALEGLGLQPPLTPPERAWLLHLEATAGTTAPVSPR, encoded by the coding sequence ATGCCGGATTCCCCCGCGCCCGACTCCCCCGTGCCCGCCGCCGACTCCACCGTGCCGTCCCCCGGCCCTGACTCCCCCGTCACCCCACGCGGCTTCGTGGCGGTGGCCAACGCGCGCGTATGTCTTCTCCTCGACGCCCGCGGTGCCGGGCTGCCCTCGGTCGTGCACTGGGGCGCTCCCCTGGATCAGACCGATCTCGACCGCGCCGCCGACCTCGCCGACGCGCTCTCGGCGCCGGTGCCCCCGGCCGGCCCGGACTCCCCGGTTCCGCCGGGGCTGCTGCCGGAGCACGCCACCGGATACCCGGGTCGGCCCGGATTGCGCGGTCATCGGAACGGGGCCGACTGGACGCCGCTCTTCGCCCTGGAGTCCGTCACACCGTCGGCTGCTCCATCCGGTACGACGTCGGGCGGCACAGCGCACGCCGCTGGGTCACCCGCCGACAGTCACCAGCACGGCATCCGACGCGCCACGCTGACCGCCGTGGACGAGCACGCCGCGCTGCGGCTGCGGACCGAGATCGAGCTGGCCCCGGACGGGCTGCTGCGCATACGCCACGTACTGCGCAACACCGGGCGGGCACCGTACGCGCTGGACGGGCTGGAGGCCGCCTTGCCGTTGCCCGCGCACGCCACCGAGCTGTTGGACTTCACCGGGCGGCACTGCCGTGAGCGCGTCCCGCAGCGGCAGCCCTTCCACGACGGACTGCGCGTACGCGAGTCGCGCAGGGGCAGGCCGGGGCTGGACGCGACCATAGGCATGCTCGCGGGAGCATCCGGCTTCGGATTCCGGCACGGCGAGGTGTGGGCCGCGCACGTGGCATGGAGCGGCGGGCACACGCTCTACGCCGAGCGGCTGCCGGAGGGTGGGGGGATGCTCGGCGGCGGAGAGCTGCTCGCGCCCGGTGAGCTGACACTGGGCCCCGGAGAGGAGTACGCCATGCCGTGGCTGTGTGCCGCGTACAGCGACACGGGCATCGACGGCATCAGCTCCGCGTTCCACGGCTGGCTGCGCTCCCGGCCACCGCGCGCCCGCTGGTCCCGGCCTCGCCCGGTGGTGCTCAACACGTGGGAAGCCGTCTACTTCCGGCACGACGAGCAACGGCTGCGCGCACTGGCCGAGACGGCGGCCGAGGCGGGGGTGGAGCGTTTCGTGCTGGACGACGGATGGTTCCAGGGCCGCCGTGACGACCACGCGGGGCTCGGCGACTGGTACGTGGACGAGGAGGTGTGGCCGCGCGGGCTGGGGCCGCTCATCGGCCATGTGCGCTCCCTGGGCATGGAGTTCGGGCTGTGGGTCGAGCCCGAGATGGTCAACCCGGATTCCCGGCTGTTCCGCGACCACCCCGAGTGGGTTCTGGCCCCTCCTGGGCGTACTCCTCCGAAGGCCCGCCATCAGCTCGTGCTGGACCTGGCGCGACCGGATGCCTGGGCGTATGTGCACGAGCGCCTCGACGCGCTGCTGAACGCGCACCAGATCGCGGCCCTCAAGTGGGACCACAACCGGGACCTGGTGGCGGCCCAGCACGCCGGGCGCGCCGGTGCGCACACGCAGACCGTCGCCGTCTACCGGCTGTTGGACGCGCTGCGGGACCAGCATCCGGACGTCGAGATCGAAAGCTGCGCCTCCGGCGGGGGCAGGGTGGACCTGGGCATCCTTGAGCGCACCGACAGAGTCTGGACCAGCGACTGCAACGACGCGCTGGAACGGCAGGCCATCCAGCGCTGGACCGGAGTGTTCCTGCCGCCCGAACTGCTCGGCGCGCACATCGGGCCCGCACGCGCCCACACCACGGGCCGCACCCACGCACTGGACCTGCGGGCCGCGACCGCGCTGTTCGGCCACGCCGGGGCGGAGTGGGACATCGACGGCGCGGCGGACGACGCGGAACGGGCGGCGCTCCAGCGGGTGTTCGCCCTCTACAAGCGGCACCGTGCGCTGCTGCACTCCGGCGCCGTCGTGCGCGCCGACCATCCGGACCCCGGGGCGTGGGTGCACGGGGTCGTCGCGGCGGACCGGAGCGAGGCGCTGTTCTGCTACGCGCAGTTGGCCGTCCCCGCTCACGGCGTACCGGCACCCGTGCGACTGCCGGGCCTGGATCCGGCACAGCGCTACCGCATACGTGTCGTACACCCGACAGGCACTCCCCCGCCCGCCGGGGCGACGCCGCCCCGCTGGTGGTCCGCGGGCGGTACGACGCTGAGCGGGCGCGCCCTGGAAGGACTCGGCCTCCAGCCCCCGCTGACGCCCCCCGAGCGTGCCTGGCTGCTGCACCTGGAAGCCACGGCCGGCACCACCGCCCCCGTATCACCTCGCTGA
- a CDS encoding glycoside hydrolase family 18 protein codes for MLGPDERRLRSTHPTPARRALPKRRRLFAFLGAACATVLATTLLSATASAGERQAPAAPSKSATAASPAKSSAAKSSVAASRTVGYFTNWGVYQRNYHVKNVETSGSAAKLTHINYAFGNVQGGKCTVGDSFADYEKTYTADQSVDGQADTWDQPLRGNFNQLLKLKKKHPGLKILWSFGGWTWSGGFGEAARNPQAFAESCYNLVNDPRWAGLFDGIDIDWEYPNSCGLTCDTSGRDAFANVLKALRAKFSGKLVTAAITADASAGGKMDATDYKTAAQYVDWYLPMTYDYFGAWDAQGPTAPHSPLGSYQGIPKEGFNTEATIAKLKGLGIPGDKLLYGLGFYGRGWSGVTQSAPGGKASGPAPGKYEQGIEDYKDLKTRCPATGKAGGTAYAHCGNQWWSYDTPETIGTKGDWAAQQGLGGTFFWELSGDTANGELIKAIR; via the coding sequence ATGCTCGGACCGGATGAAAGACGCTTACGTTCCACCCACCCGACCCCCGCTCGGCGCGCGCTCCCCAAGCGCCGCAGGCTCTTCGCCTTCCTGGGCGCGGCCTGCGCCACAGTGCTCGCGACGACCCTCTTGTCGGCCACCGCCTCGGCGGGCGAACGGCAGGCCCCCGCCGCACCGTCGAAGTCCGCCACGGCCGCCTCACCCGCGAAGTCCTCCGCCGCGAAGTCTTCCGTCGCGGCGAGCAGGACTGTCGGATACTTCACCAACTGGGGTGTCTACCAGCGCAATTACCACGTCAAGAACGTCGAGACCTCCGGCTCGGCCGCCAAGCTCACGCACATCAACTACGCCTTCGGCAACGTCCAGGGCGGCAAGTGCACCGTCGGTGACAGTTTCGCCGACTACGAGAAGACGTACACCGCCGACCAGAGTGTCGACGGCCAGGCCGACACCTGGGACCAGCCGCTGCGGGGCAACTTCAACCAGTTGCTGAAGCTCAAGAAGAAGCACCCCGGCCTGAAGATCCTTTGGTCCTTCGGCGGCTGGACCTGGTCCGGCGGCTTCGGCGAGGCGGCCAGGAATCCCCAGGCCTTCGCCGAGTCCTGCTACAACCTGGTCAACGACCCGCGCTGGGCGGGGCTCTTCGACGGCATCGACATCGACTGGGAATACCCCAACTCCTGTGGCCTGACCTGCGACACGAGCGGGCGCGACGCCTTCGCGAACGTGCTGAAGGCGCTGCGCGCGAAGTTCAGCGGCAAGCTGGTCACCGCCGCGATCACCGCCGACGCCTCCGCCGGCGGCAAGATGGACGCCACCGACTACAAGACGGCGGCGCAGTACGTGGACTGGTACCTGCCGATGACGTACGACTACTTCGGCGCGTGGGACGCACAGGGGCCCACAGCCCCGCACTCGCCCCTCGGTTCGTACCAGGGCATTCCCAAGGAGGGCTTCAACACCGAGGCCACCATCGCCAAGCTCAAGGGTCTGGGCATTCCCGGCGACAAGCTGCTGTACGGGCTGGGCTTCTACGGCCGGGGCTGGAGCGGAGTCACCCAGTCCGCGCCTGGCGGCAAGGCGAGCGGGCCCGCGCCGGGCAAGTACGAACAGGGAATCGAGGACTACAAGGACCTCAAGACCAGATGCCCGGCCACCGGCAAGGCCGGCGGCACCGCCTACGCGCACTGCGGCAACCAGTGGTGGAGCTACGACACCCCCGAGACCATCGGAACCAAGGGCGACTGGGCCGCCCAACAGGGCCTGGGCGGCACCTTCTTCTGGGAGCTGAGCGGCGACACGGCGAACGGCGAACTGATCAAGGCCATCAGGTGA